A genomic segment from Legionella quinlivanii encodes:
- a CDS encoding DNA topoisomerase IB yields the protein MAALRYVNDSIPGIRRRKCGKGYAFYYPDGRRVTQSDELQRIKSLRIPPAYHSVWICPFANGHIQATGRDARNRKQYHYHPLWREVRDRLKFTSMTDFGRAISTIRNHIAYELGKPPSLNKKQIICAIIYLLDKSGVRIGNRIYAKENKTYGITTLRKKHLSINGSKAIFNFTGKNSKAWEIVLDNKKIIKILKKCEEIPGYEIFKYYDENKNINCITSQDINYYLQSLTNFPLTAKDFRTWIASRETFCRCLSISFSEADSSAKVKSIIKEVAELLGHTPTICQKNYIFPEIITSWSEGRLERWLNENTKFTRQLNKDNLFLMWLESLKA from the coding sequence ATGGCGGCTCTTCGCTATGTCAATGATTCAATCCCTGGAATAAGACGTCGAAAATGCGGTAAAGGCTATGCATTTTATTATCCTGATGGCCGTCGAGTTACCCAAAGCGATGAATTGCAGCGGATTAAGTCTTTAAGAATTCCTCCTGCCTATCATTCCGTATGGATCTGTCCCTTCGCTAATGGGCACATTCAGGCGACTGGCCGGGATGCCCGAAATCGAAAACAGTATCATTATCATCCCCTGTGGCGAGAAGTCAGAGACAGGTTAAAATTCACCTCTATGACCGATTTTGGGCGCGCTATTTCCACAATACGCAATCATATCGCTTATGAACTTGGAAAGCCGCCTTCTTTAAACAAAAAGCAGATCATTTGTGCCATCATTTATCTACTGGATAAATCAGGGGTCAGAATTGGCAATAGAATCTATGCAAAAGAGAACAAGACGTATGGGATTACCACCTTAAGAAAAAAGCATCTTTCAATCAATGGCTCCAAAGCCATATTTAATTTCACTGGTAAAAATTCCAAAGCCTGGGAAATTGTCCTTGATAATAAGAAAATTATCAAAATTCTTAAAAAATGCGAAGAAATTCCGGGGTATGAAATCTTTAAATATTATGATGAAAATAAGAATATCAATTGCATCACCTCGCAGGACATCAATTATTATCTCCAATCTCTAACCAATTTTCCTCTGACCGCGAAGGATTTTCGCACCTGGATTGCCAGTCGTGAAACCTTTTGTCGATGTCTGTCAATCTCATTTTCAGAGGCTGATTCCTCTGCAAAAGTTAAATCTATAATAAAAGAAGTTGCAGAATTATTGGGCCATACACCCACTATTTGTCAAAAAAATTATATTTTTCCGGAAATTATAACGAGCTGGAGTGAAGGCCGATTAGAGCGCTGGCTCAATGAGAATACTAAATTCACCAGACAATTAAATAAAGATAACTTATTTTTGATGTGGTTAGAGAGCCTGAAGGCTTAA
- a CDS encoding DUF2867 domain-containing protein yields the protein MSTRSIAIKKISRPNTEFINKALPGFHYSDTFSGALSADSNHSIERVAELFFNSSPEWARKLLYLRNRLVGCCGLKIRDIPLNKELEINLIIGERVGLFKLYDFTDDELLFGEDDKHLDVRIIIQRTTQSIQLTTLIQFKNAWGKLYFNIIRIFHQQIIKSQLRNLITQMNYDEHRKG from the coding sequence ATGTCAACACGCTCTATAGCTATTAAAAAAATCAGTAGACCAAATACCGAGTTCATTAATAAAGCGCTTCCTGGATTTCACTATTCCGATACGTTTTCAGGAGCCCTTTCAGCTGACTCAAATCATTCCATTGAAAGAGTAGCAGAACTCTTTTTTAATTCTTCGCCTGAATGGGCACGAAAGCTGCTGTATCTTAGAAACAGGCTGGTAGGCTGCTGCGGTTTGAAAATAAGGGATATACCTTTAAATAAAGAGCTCGAAATTAATTTGATCATCGGAGAGAGAGTCGGACTCTTTAAACTGTATGACTTTACCGACGATGAGTTACTTTTTGGGGAAGATGATAAACATTTGGATGTGAGGATTATTATCCAACGAACGACCCAAAGCATCCAGCTAACTACACTTATTCAATTTAAAAATGCCTGGGGAAAGCTTTATTTTAATATTATAAGAATTTTTCATCAGCAGATTATTAAATCCCAACTCAGAAATCTGATCACACAAATGAATTATGATGAGCATAGAAAGGGTTAG
- a CDS encoding cold-shock protein — MSKTVTGVVKWFNETKGFGFIEQEGGPDVFAHFKEIQGSGFKTLTEGQRVQFVVTQGAKGLQAENIVAI; from the coding sequence ATGTCTAAAACAGTAACTGGAGTCGTTAAATGGTTCAACGAAACCAAAGGTTTTGGTTTTATTGAGCAAGAAGGTGGTCCAGACGTATTTGCTCATTTCAAAGAAATTCAAGGTTCTGGCTTCAAAACCCTCACAGAAGGTCAGCGGGTACAATTCGTTGTTACTCAAGGTGCAAAAGGTCTTCAAGCGGAAAATATAGTTGCTATTTAA
- a CDS encoding alpha/beta hydrolase family protein, with the protein MDLKHLISHFRASNSPEIAEEIISLWDGTQPTDDMVKLILESRQYPGQMRRPWDDHYTIIVNAILDAGYPLASLLSIQKEVEKNDKDDKKGSLILYLNRFKDKQEEMKAFAEYLSQIETPSLPCYPLIEFFYQKLPKATQAPEIEQFAELFNQLKLESGVSDYLHYAIQRDSTQPDEMVSQEQKKAASIFASFLKEVPGPKVSNTLALRKIINNNELTNETLLGYFRSGVLGVPVLLMLKRREQIDAINFVRKKLETGEIPADADVLQFLMPDLEKHFFENYDDNTFTTLIKFSALKHNISSRSDTKPLVLQLYENVNSFQSRTKSEPFFQRLLGDENYPGLNTVYTSNFFGLEVAQQSLLSYLIKEKSQYKPWVDDSIKRLLARSDIDVNVPNHKPLIHALEKKDKELILRLLEKGAKIPASFSEADLSYLLSILNEEKKPVDRKVFIQIQAYLYKEFTSRIPQMVFLTEQKNQDEAMTNKQDSSAEEGKVIYDVIYNNDGYDLNNEYNQSLFPDIKIRKGAPLTFNDIPIGYNIRIPHGNDETKKIMVWIYGGNEAKDRQKSAFKFSSSQLSPFSKPFVEKNIVTILLNLPDLLELNVHQFQMPEELFRKIQACVNYFYSVIKDKPELIDNRLSILKDKPVFLTGGSFGGLMTVRHAELYPKTFDGYISHAGMLSSQKNSEVDIQYRGGDLAIYLNPAEDNEIKKITEPVLLLHNMDDNNVIVSVALDFYKKFRQNNNAELATLVTTPTGDPAVLNSHVNKGHGKPSNPKHFERYIHSMTKFMEQGASQVPGLSRLREYLGKKKANTFVKNSTITRKFLGEALELNKRCKHRFIDVRKYWELDYKPLYATLYYSASLSRYKSLLQTERLRLQDKMTDEHISKLLALQSEIFFEYINEISSRNLMPDSLSDREEFSKNPAVIEAFKEIFSELDQAKESTVFYILSNLYKANPDLLTPVIQQLDKDPIFCENLEKAQEKFIHTLEKKKSLTFTIWKQAAEKVSPKESEEQVIEQNKSQP; encoded by the coding sequence ATGGATTTAAAACACCTTATTTCTCACTTTCGTGCTTCCAATTCTCCTGAGATAGCAGAGGAGATTATTTCATTATGGGACGGGACGCAGCCAACCGATGATATGGTAAAGCTTATACTTGAGTCACGCCAATATCCTGGTCAGATGAGACGCCCCTGGGATGATCACTATACGATTATAGTTAATGCTATTTTAGATGCCGGATATCCGCTGGCTAGTTTATTAAGCATACAAAAAGAGGTTGAAAAAAATGACAAGGATGACAAGAAAGGTTCCTTAATTCTATATTTGAATCGATTTAAAGACAAGCAAGAGGAAATGAAAGCCTTTGCTGAGTATCTTTCGCAAATTGAAACGCCCTCCCTCCCTTGTTATCCGCTTATCGAATTTTTCTACCAAAAATTGCCAAAGGCTACGCAAGCACCTGAGATTGAACAATTTGCCGAGTTATTTAATCAGTTAAAGCTGGAGTCAGGAGTCAGTGACTACCTTCACTATGCCATTCAAAGAGATTCAACACAACCAGATGAAATGGTCAGTCAAGAACAAAAAAAGGCCGCCTCGATATTTGCATCTTTTCTTAAAGAGGTTCCTGGCCCGAAAGTATCAAATACACTCGCCTTAAGGAAAATTATAAACAATAACGAATTAACAAATGAAACCTTACTTGGATATTTCAGGTCAGGGGTTTTAGGGGTGCCTGTATTATTAATGTTGAAGCGTAGAGAACAGATAGATGCGATAAATTTTGTCAGGAAGAAGTTGGAAACAGGGGAGATTCCGGCTGATGCTGATGTTCTTCAATTTTTAATGCCTGATCTTGAGAAACACTTCTTTGAAAACTATGACGATAATACCTTCACTACCCTAATAAAATTTTCTGCCCTTAAGCATAATATATCGTCAAGAAGTGATACAAAGCCGCTAGTACTTCAATTGTATGAGAACGTGAATAGCTTTCAATCTCGCACGAAGTCTGAGCCATTTTTCCAGAGACTGCTTGGCGATGAAAATTATCCTGGTTTAAATACTGTTTATACATCCAACTTTTTCGGATTAGAGGTGGCACAGCAGTCTTTATTAAGCTATCTGATAAAAGAAAAATCCCAATATAAACCCTGGGTGGATGATAGTATCAAACGTCTACTTGCCAGAAGTGATATTGATGTCAATGTTCCTAATCATAAACCTTTAATTCATGCTCTGGAAAAGAAAGATAAGGAACTTATTCTCCGATTACTCGAAAAAGGTGCCAAAATTCCCGCTTCGTTTAGTGAGGCTGATTTATCTTATTTACTTAGCATACTGAATGAAGAAAAAAAGCCGGTCGATAGAAAAGTTTTTATACAGATTCAAGCGTATCTTTATAAAGAGTTTACCAGTCGGATACCTCAAATGGTTTTTCTTACAGAACAAAAGAATCAGGACGAAGCAATGACAAACAAGCAGGATTCCTCTGCAGAAGAAGGAAAGGTCATTTATGATGTTATCTATAATAATGATGGTTATGACTTAAATAATGAGTATAACCAATCGCTGTTTCCTGATATTAAAATTAGAAAGGGAGCTCCACTGACGTTTAACGATATACCTATAGGATACAATATACGCATTCCTCACGGTAATGATGAAACAAAAAAAATTATGGTATGGATATATGGAGGTAATGAAGCCAAGGACAGACAGAAATCGGCTTTTAAATTTTCCAGTTCTCAATTATCGCCATTCAGTAAGCCCTTTGTTGAGAAAAACATTGTAACGATACTGCTAAATTTACCTGATTTACTCGAACTGAATGTACATCAATTTCAGATGCCTGAAGAGCTTTTCAGAAAAATCCAGGCATGTGTGAATTATTTTTATTCTGTTATTAAAGATAAACCAGAATTAATTGATAATCGCTTATCCATTTTGAAAGACAAACCCGTCTTTCTCACAGGGGGTAGTTTCGGCGGATTAATGACGGTAAGACATGCTGAACTGTATCCAAAAACATTTGATGGTTATATTTCCCATGCTGGGATGCTATCTAGTCAAAAGAATAGCGAAGTGGATATTCAATACAGGGGAGGAGATCTGGCTATTTATCTAAATCCTGCAGAAGATAATGAAATTAAAAAAATCACGGAACCCGTTTTGCTGTTGCATAATATGGATGATAATAATGTTATCGTAAGTGTGGCATTGGATTTCTATAAAAAATTTCGTCAGAACAATAACGCCGAGTTGGCCACCCTGGTTACCACACCAACAGGCGATCCAGCTGTTCTTAATTCACATGTTAATAAAGGCCACGGTAAGCCGAGTAATCCAAAGCATTTCGAGCGTTACATCCATTCAATGACGAAATTTATGGAACAAGGAGCTTCTCAGGTACCTGGTTTGTCAAGATTAAGAGAATACCTTGGCAAAAAGAAAGCCAACACATTTGTTAAGAACAGTACAATAACCAGGAAATTTCTTGGTGAAGCACTAGAGTTAAATAAACGCTGCAAACACCGATTTATAGATGTGCGTAAGTATTGGGAATTGGACTATAAACCGCTGTATGCGACGCTTTACTATTCTGCTAGTCTATCTAGATATAAATCACTTTTACAAACAGAAAGGCTGCGTCTTCAGGACAAGATGACGGATGAGCATATTAGTAAATTACTGGCATTACAATCGGAGATTTTTTTTGAGTATATCAATGAAATTTCTTCCAGGAATTTAATGCCTGACTCCTTGAGTGATCGTGAAGAATTTTCTAAAAATCCAGCAGTAATCGAAGCGTTCAAAGAAATATTCAGCGAGCTTGATCAAGCGAAGGAGTCAACTGTCTTCTACATACTTTCCAATTTATATAAAGCCAACCCTGATTTGCTTACTCCTGTCATCCAGCAACTCGATAAAGACCCGATTTTTTGTGAAAACCTGGAAAAAGCCCAAGAAAAATTTATTCATACATTAGAGAAGAAAAAAAGTCTGACATTTACGATATGGAAACAAGCGGCAGAAAAAGTGTCGCCCAAAGAGAGTGAAGAACAAGTTATTGAGCAAAATAAGTCTCAACCATGA
- a CDS encoding protein-disulfide reductase DsbD family protein, translating into MKKLILSLLMTLLSCSAFASGFSGNPMAAASFIQNNSPVLYLSVFFGLGVLLAFTPCVLPMVPILSSIITGQGAKSGREAFKLSLAYVLGMALTYALAGMLAAWFGATVQTLMQQPVVIGSFSFLLTLMGLWLLGVFEFRLPAFLCFSHKGSRRQGIISSALMGSVSTLVVSPCVTAPLIGILTYIAESRQVAQGGLLLFVLALGMGLPLLLVGAGYGRFLPASGPWMVRIKQLFALMMFAMAVWLLSRVAPKLLVDLLWILVLLIAACVMGAFRQETRLSGRVLQGLAVLSLMGAGALVYQLFTSVSAAKPVIQSPFIQVSTLDAINTRLADAKASHNKVFIDFSADWCSDCQEMDKQVFSQADVIDAMQGIVNLRVEIGEKSEEVAKIREAFHIYGTPTMLFFDEQGQLLGNLSSVGLISREETLSLFAQLKR; encoded by the coding sequence ATGAAAAAACTGATTTTGTCATTACTTATGACATTACTCTCTTGTTCTGCGTTTGCTTCGGGCTTTTCTGGAAATCCTATGGCTGCTGCAAGTTTTATCCAGAATAATAGCCCCGTGTTATACCTAAGTGTCTTTTTTGGTTTAGGTGTGCTGCTGGCATTTACGCCCTGTGTTTTACCGATGGTGCCCATATTATCCAGTATTATCACGGGGCAAGGAGCCAAGAGCGGGCGTGAAGCGTTTAAATTATCTTTAGCCTATGTGCTGGGCATGGCGCTTACTTATGCGCTGGCCGGAATGCTGGCTGCCTGGTTTGGGGCTACAGTGCAAACCTTAATGCAGCAGCCTGTGGTTATTGGAAGTTTTAGTTTCTTATTGACGCTAATGGGCCTGTGGTTACTGGGAGTCTTTGAATTTCGGCTTCCAGCTTTCCTGTGTTTTTCTCACAAAGGCTCCCGTCGTCAGGGAATCATTTCCTCTGCTTTAATGGGCTCGGTATCAACTCTGGTTGTATCGCCTTGTGTAACAGCGCCTCTGATTGGAATTTTAACCTATATTGCAGAAAGCAGGCAGGTTGCTCAGGGCGGGCTTTTGCTTTTTGTCCTGGCTCTGGGAATGGGATTGCCTTTATTGCTTGTCGGCGCGGGTTATGGCCGTTTTTTACCTGCTTCAGGTCCCTGGATGGTTCGCATAAAGCAACTGTTTGCTCTAATGATGTTTGCTATGGCGGTTTGGCTGTTAAGTCGTGTTGCGCCAAAGCTTCTGGTGGATTTGCTCTGGATCCTCGTTTTGCTGATTGCGGCATGCGTTATGGGCGCTTTTCGTCAGGAAACCAGGCTGAGCGGACGGGTTCTGCAAGGCCTTGCTGTGCTATCGCTGATGGGAGCGGGGGCCTTGGTTTATCAATTGTTTACGTCTGTTTCTGCTGCGAAGCCGGTTATTCAATCTCCCTTCATTCAGGTGTCCACGCTTGATGCAATTAATACCAGACTGGCTGATGCCAAGGCAAGTCATAATAAGGTGTTCATTGATTTTTCGGCGGACTGGTGCAGCGATTGCCAGGAGATGGATAAGCAGGTATTCAGCCAGGCCGATGTTATCGATGCAATGCAAGGCATTGTCAATTTGCGGGTTGAAATCGGTGAGAAATCAGAAGAAGTGGCTAAAATTCGCGAAGCGTTTCACATTTACGGCACACCGACAATGCTATTTTTTGATGAGCAAGGGCAATTGCTTGGCAATTTAAGTTCAGTAGGATTGATTTCCAGGGAGGAAACCTTGAGTTTATTCGCGCAATTGAAAAGATAA
- a CDS encoding sensor histidine kinase: MTNFKDELCIREESLSLLSHELKNSLACSKMNAQTGKILIEQGKFEEIKRNNLFDTWLEQIETFENLIDSILDTRAISEGFLFFKPQKIDLNKLLLKITKRFDSKVSYKGISMVGFWDPFRIEQIVTNLITNALKYGKGNPVNVQLLADKAGILKIMVQDFGIGIAPEDREKIFKKFERVNHKSAVRGLGLGLYIVNQIVAAMGGDIFLESEVGIGSTFWVTLPIPKEQE; this comes from the coding sequence ATGACAAATTTCAAAGATGAGCTTTGTATTAGAGAAGAATCTTTATCACTCCTAAGCCATGAATTAAAAAATTCTTTAGCCTGCAGCAAAATGAATGCACAGACAGGTAAAATATTAATAGAACAAGGAAAGTTCGAGGAAATAAAGCGCAATAACTTATTCGATACCTGGCTAGAGCAAATTGAAACTTTTGAAAACTTGATTGATTCAATTTTAGATACTAGGGCTATTTCAGAAGGGTTCTTATTTTTCAAACCTCAAAAAATTGATCTTAATAAATTATTATTAAAAATAACAAAAAGGTTTGATAGTAAAGTTTCTTATAAAGGCATTTCCATGGTGGGTTTTTGGGATCCATTTAGGATTGAGCAGATAGTAACAAATTTAATTACTAATGCTTTAAAGTATGGAAAAGGGAATCCGGTCAATGTACAGCTGCTTGCTGATAAGGCTGGAATATTAAAAATAATGGTGCAGGATTTCGGAATTGGTATAGCTCCAGAGGATAGAGAAAAGATATTTAAAAAGTTTGAACGAGTTAATCATAAAAGTGCAGTAAGAGGTCTTGGATTAGGGCTCTATATCGTCAACCAGATTGTTGCAGCAATGGGTGGGGATATATTCCTGGAAAGTGAGGTTGGTATTGGTTCTACTTTTTGGGTCACTTTACCAATTCCCAAAGAACAGGAATGA